From the genome of Macrobrachium nipponense isolate FS-2020 chromosome 43, ASM1510439v2, whole genome shotgun sequence, one region includes:
- the LOC135213986 gene encoding uncharacterized protein LOC135213986 isoform X3 has product MRIFSLLDFLTNSTRVGQKFPHAVLSLSSLYRHFSCVQDFQDPLEMDCDSSVCNDPYGERRAQKKRPFRIRQNKLQNEMPQSPSGIGALPPPFCEAGATLLDEEGFPLWKLDDSLTDEEGYPALSLESSLSQRRTTVFGSGRDEEGFPVATGRPSRREMSSYSYPCDRRVDLESGERTGRKVSPVRRLGRYSHGCIPEVYASGRPSGIGGRCPGTSGDSGVSSDGQVDFVPGSVNAQFLESWFGELTIQLSRRTDLTKDSSSGMENT; this is encoded by the exons ATGAGAATATTTTCGCTGCTAGACTTCCTGACAAATTCTACGCGAGTTGGGCAGAAGTTTCCGCACGCGGTATTATCATTGTCATCATTGTATCGTCACTTCAGCTGTGTTCAAG ATTTCCAAGACCCATTGGAAATGGACTGCGACTCTTCAGTTTGCAATGACCCTTACGGTGAACGAAGGGCCCAGAAGAAACGCCCCTTCAGGATACGACAGAACAAACTCCAAAATGAAATGCCCCAAAGTCCGTCGGGCATCGGGGCGCTGCCGCCGCCGTTCTGCGAGGCGGGCGCCACGCTCCTGGACGAGGAAGGCTTCCCTCTCTGGAAACTGGACGACTCGCTCACGGACGAGGAAGGGTATCCAGCTCTGAGTCTCGAGTCGTCGCTCTCTCAAAGGAGGACGACCGTTTTTGGCTCGGGGCGAGACGAGGAAGGCTTTCCGGTGGCGACGGGACGCCCCTCGCGCCGAGAAATGTCTTCCTACTCGTACCCTTGCGACCGCCGCGTCGATCTCGAGTCTGGGGAGAGGACCGGAAGGAAGGTGTCTCCGGTGCGGAGATTGGGACGATACAGCCATGGATGTATTCCAGAGGTTTACGCTTCCGGGAGGCCCTCTGGAATCGGCGGCAGATGTCCTGGGACGAGCGGAGATAGTGGGGTCAGTAGTGATGGTCAGGTCGACTTCGTTCCTGGATCCGTAAACGCCCAGTTTCTCGAGTCGTGGTTTGGTGAACTCACGATTCAGTTGTCGAGGCGAACAGATTTGACGAAAGACAGCAGCAGTGGCATGGAAAATACTTGA
- the LOC135213986 gene encoding uncharacterized protein LOC135213986 isoform X6 — translation MVSLHYLDLVSALSRFDFQDPLEMDCDSSVCNDPYGERRAQKKRPFRIRQNKLQNEMPQSPSGIGALPPPFCEAGATLLDEEGFPLWKLDDSLTDEEGYPALSLESSLSQRRTTVFGSGRDEEGFPVATGRPSRREMSSYSYPCDRRVDLESGERTGRKVSPVRRLGRYSHGCIPEVYASGRPSGIGGRCPGTSGDSGVSSDGQVDFVPGSVNAQFLESWFGELTIQLSRRTDLTKDSSSGMENT, via the coding sequence ATTTCCAAGACCCATTGGAAATGGACTGCGACTCTTCAGTTTGCAATGACCCTTACGGTGAACGAAGGGCCCAGAAGAAACGCCCCTTCAGGATACGACAGAACAAACTCCAAAATGAAATGCCCCAAAGTCCGTCGGGCATCGGGGCGCTGCCGCCGCCGTTCTGCGAGGCGGGCGCCACGCTCCTGGACGAGGAAGGCTTCCCTCTCTGGAAACTGGACGACTCGCTCACGGACGAGGAAGGGTATCCAGCTCTGAGTCTCGAGTCGTCGCTCTCTCAAAGGAGGACGACCGTTTTTGGCTCGGGGCGAGACGAGGAAGGCTTTCCGGTGGCGACGGGACGCCCCTCGCGCCGAGAAATGTCTTCCTACTCGTACCCTTGCGACCGCCGCGTCGATCTCGAGTCTGGGGAGAGGACCGGAAGGAAGGTGTCTCCGGTGCGGAGATTGGGACGATACAGCCATGGATGTATTCCAGAGGTTTACGCTTCCGGGAGGCCCTCTGGAATCGGCGGCAGATGTCCTGGGACGAGCGGAGATAGTGGGGTCAGTAGTGATGGTCAGGTCGACTTCGTTCCTGGATCCGTAAACGCCCAGTTTCTCGAGTCGTGGTTTGGTGAACTCACGATTCAGTTGTCGAGGCGAACAGATTTGACGAAAGACAGCAGCAGTGGCATGGAAAATACTTGA
- the LOC135213986 gene encoding uncharacterized protein LOC135213986 isoform X7 — protein MDCDSSVCNDPYGERRAQKKRPFRIRQNKLQNEMPQSPSGIGALPPPFCEAGATLLDEEGFPLWKLDDSLTDEEGYPALSLESSLSQRRTTVFGSGRDEEGFPVATGRPSRREMSSYSYPCDRRVDLESGERTGRKVSPVRRLGRYSHGCIPEVYASGRPSGIGGRCPGTSGDSGVSSDGQVDFVPGSVNAQFLESWFGELTIQLSRRTDLTKDSSSGMENT, from the coding sequence ATGGACTGCGACTCTTCAGTTTGCAATGACCCTTACGGTGAACGAAGGGCCCAGAAGAAACGCCCCTTCAGGATACGACAGAACAAACTCCAAAATGAAATGCCCCAAAGTCCGTCGGGCATCGGGGCGCTGCCGCCGCCGTTCTGCGAGGCGGGCGCCACGCTCCTGGACGAGGAAGGCTTCCCTCTCTGGAAACTGGACGACTCGCTCACGGACGAGGAAGGGTATCCAGCTCTGAGTCTCGAGTCGTCGCTCTCTCAAAGGAGGACGACCGTTTTTGGCTCGGGGCGAGACGAGGAAGGCTTTCCGGTGGCGACGGGACGCCCCTCGCGCCGAGAAATGTCTTCCTACTCGTACCCTTGCGACCGCCGCGTCGATCTCGAGTCTGGGGAGAGGACCGGAAGGAAGGTGTCTCCGGTGCGGAGATTGGGACGATACAGCCATGGATGTATTCCAGAGGTTTACGCTTCCGGGAGGCCCTCTGGAATCGGCGGCAGATGTCCTGGGACGAGCGGAGATAGTGGGGTCAGTAGTGATGGTCAGGTCGACTTCGTTCCTGGATCCGTAAACGCCCAGTTTCTCGAGTCGTGGTTTGGTGAACTCACGATTCAGTTGTCGAGGCGAACAGATTTGACGAAAGACAGCAGCAGTGGCATGGAAAATACTTGA